One genomic window of Pelmatolapia mariae isolate MD_Pm_ZW linkage group LG5, Pm_UMD_F_2, whole genome shotgun sequence includes the following:
- the card19 gene encoding caspase recruitment domain family, member 19, with the protein MGDSFCEQLTEDSTSLKHDPRLDTEVVDKLILQLNRIYPQILTDKEATKFRNLDVPTSVRLGELLTHLQGKGEEACREFYRALHLHVEEVYYSLPTRLHLRDSLDPLKLPRVIKQRHALNDRGPLFFMGCFTFVVGMAFFYYYSEAKLTGGSRALGMAALGLKRKAQEVLIWYTEESLIK; encoded by the exons ATGGGAG ACAGTTTTTGTGAGCAGCTCACAGAGGACAGCACCTCCCTCAAACATGACCCGAGACTGGACACAGAAGTCGTGGATAAACTCATCCTGCAGCTCAACAGAATCTACCCGCAGATCCTCACTGACAAGGAGGCAACCAAA TTCCGAAACTTGGATGTACCCACAAGTGTTCGACTGGGTGAGCTCTTGACACACCTACAAGGGAAAGGAGAGGAAGCATGCAGGGAATTTTACAGGGCTCTTCACTTGCATGTTGAGGAGGTCTACTACAGTTTGCCTACAAGGCTTCACCTCAGAG ATTCCTTGGATCCACTCAAACTTCCACGGGTCATCAAACAGAGACATGCTTTGAATGACAGAG GTCCCCTCTTCTTTATGGGCTGTTTCACTTTTGTAGTGGGAATGGCTTTCTTCTATTACTACAGTG AAGCTAAACTGACTGGAGGAAGCCGGGCACTCGGGATGGCTGCTCTTGGACTGAAAAGAAAAGCTCAAGAAGTTCTTATATGGTACACTGAGGAAAGCCTCATAAAGTAA
- the LOC134627706 gene encoding protein bicaudal D homolog 2-like, translated as MSMEEQEYPEAVLVTEAGPQWLQAEVERLTRELRETTQEKIQAAEYGLAVLEEKQQLKQRFDELETDYETVRQELDQLKEAFGHAYSTHRKVAADGESREESLILESASKEALYQQKVLELQNELRQSKASLASAQAENDRLSSIALEMRENSELAELQRSQLRDDIREYKVREARLLQDYSELEEENISLQKQVSVLKQNQVEFEGLKHEIRRLEEDTQCLHSQLEEAMRLREIAERQLTEALETIKTEREQKASLRKELSHYMTIGGSVYSSSFNISIDNPKLHEDPSAINEPDNDDLIRGFENGLVKLSESDEDNRTAVNKRGEGFKPVPSLVDDLLSELNISEIQKLKQQLVQVEREKVALINSLQESQKQLEQAYGTVSEQKETVNRLTENLSAMRKLQASKERQSALDSEKDRDSHDDGDYYELDINGPEILQCKYTVAVSEAGELRQELKTLRAQYQECRTQYEDERARLESDVQDLRSKLSSLEKISQADKAAMSRLERELRLASEAAGESLGSLNVAQDELVAFSEELANLYNHVCMCNNETPNRVMLDYYKEGKAIVRKGQEAKDHQSVLLTNGLISETESGKSDSSSAAVTAAPAHEHRPEPMNIYNLVAIIRDQIRHLQQAVDRTTELSRQRLANLELSTVADKDKEACMEEILKLKSLLSTKREQIATLRAVLKANKQTAEVALANLKSKYDSEKTMVTETMMKLRNELKALKEDAATFSSLRAMFATRCDEYVTQLDDMQRQLAAAEDEKKTLNSLLRMAIQQKLALTQRLEDLEFDHEQARRNSATTVGGKAKTKGKGASSSRS; from the exons ATGTCTATGGAAGAGCAGGAATATCCTGAGGCGGTACTGGTGACAGAAGCCGGGCCGCAGTGGCTCCAAGCCGAAGTGGAGCGTCTGACCCGGGAGCTTCGCGAAACGACCCAGGAGAAGATCCAGGCGGCTGAGTATGGGCTGGCGGTGCTGGAGGAGAAACAGCAGCTCAAGCAGCGATTTGATGAGTTGGAGACGGACTACGAGACGGTCCGACAGGAACTGGATCAGCTGAAGGAG GCCTTTGGACATGCTTACTCAACCCACAGAAAGGTGGCAGCAGATGGGGAGAGCAGAGAAGAGTCATTGATACTGGAGTCTGCCAGTAAGGAGGCTCTCTACCAGCAGAAGGTCCTGGAGTTACAGAATGAGCTTCGACAGTCCAAAGCTTCCCTTGCCAGTGCACAAGCTGAAAATGACCGCCTGTCATCCATTGCTCTGGAAATGAGAGAG AATTCAGAGCTGGCAGAGCTGCAGCGCAGTCAGCTGCGAGATGACATCAGAGAGTACAAGGTTCGGGAGGCTCGACTGCTGCAGGACTACAGCGAGTTGGAGGAGGAGAACATCTCACTTCAGAAACAAGTGTCTGTGTTGAAACAGAACCAG GTGGAATTTGAAGGTCTAAAGCATGAGATCCGCCGCCTGGAGGAAGACACCCAGTGTCTGCACAGCCAGCTGGAGGAAGCAATGCGTCTGAGAGAAATTGCCGAGCGGCAGCTGACGGAAGCTTTAGAGACCATCAAGACAGAGCGTGAGCAGAAGGCCTCGCTGCGCAAAGAGCTTTCCCACTATATGACCATCGGCGGCTCCGTGTACAGTAGCTCTTTCAATATTTCCATCGATAACCCCAAACTCCACGAAGACCCTTCAGCCATCAATGAACCGGACAATGATGATCTAATAAGAGGCTTTGAGAACGGCTTGGTTAAATTGAGCGAAAGTGATGAAGACAATAGAACTGCAGTGAACAAGAGAGGAGAGGGCTTCAAACCAGTCCCTAGCTTGGTGGACGACCTGCTGAGTGAGCTCAACATATCAGAGATACAGAAGCTGAAACAACAGCTGGTGCAG GttgagagggagaaagttgcCCTGATCAACTCTCTGCAGGAGAGCCAGAAGCAGCTGGAACAGGCCTATGGGACTGTGTCCGAGCAAAAGGAAACGGTCAACAGGTTGACTGAAAATCTAAGTGCAATGAGAAAACTTCAGGCCAGTAAGGAGCGGCAGTCTGCCCTCGACAGTGAGAAAGACAGGGACAGTCATGACGACGGAGACTACTATGAACTGGACATTAACGGACCTGAGATTCTGCAGTGTAAATACACCGTTGCAGTGTCTGAAGCTGGAGAACTGAGGCAAGAGCTGAAAACACTAAGGGCGCAATATCAGGAGTGTCGAACCCAATATGAAGATGAGCGAGCGCGGCTGGAGAGCGACGTCCAGGACTTGAGGTCAAAGCTGTCGTCCTTGGAGAAAATTAGCCAAGCAGATAAAGCGGCGATGTCACGTCTGGAGAGGGAGCTCCGTCTGGCCAGCGAAGCTGCAGGAGAATCACTTGGCAGCCTTAATGTGGCGCAGGATGAGCTCGTAGCCTTCAGTGAGGAGCTGGCCAATCTCTACAACCACGTGTGCATGTGCAACAATGAAACCCCTAACCGCGTCATGCTCGACTATTACAAGGAAGGCAAGGCCATCGTAAGAAAGGGGCAAGAAGCAAAGGATCACCAGTCAGTACTTCTCACTAACGGGTTAATCAGTGAGACTGAATCTGGAAAGTCCGACTCCAGCAGCGCAGCAGTTACTGCAGCTCCAGCACATGAGCACCGGCCAGAACCCATGAACATCTATAACCTTGTCGCTATTATCAGGGACCAGATCCGCCACCTGCAGCAAGCGGTGGACCGCACCACAGAGCTGTCACGTCAGAGACTTGCCAACCTGGAGCTGAGCACAGTGgctgacaaagacaaagaagcGTGCATGGAGGAGATTCTCAAACTGAAATCCCTGCTTAGTACCAAAAGGGAGCAGATTGCCACTCTCAGAGCTGTTCTCAAGGCCAACAAACAG ACAGCTGAGGTTGCTCTTGCCAACCTCAAGAGTAAGTATGACAGTGAGAAGACCATGGTGACTGAGACTATGATGAAGCTCCGTAATGAGCTCAAGGCTTTGAAAGAGGACGCAGCTACGTTCTCATCTCTCCGGGCCATGTTTGCTACAAG GTGTGATGAGTATGTTACACAGCTGGATGACATGCAGAGGCAGCTGGCTGCTGCCGAGGATGAAAAGAAGACGCTGAACTCTTTGTTACGTATGGCCATTCAGCAAAAACTCGCATTAACTCAGCGTCTAGAGGATTTGGAGTTTGACCATGAACAAGCGCGCCGCAACAGCGCCACAACAGTGGGAGGCAAGGCCAAAACGAAGGGCAAGGGAGCCTCTTCCAGCCGCAGT TAA
- the LOC134627705 gene encoding ninjurin-1-like yields the protein MATENFELTGDADKNGEAEAPRRGHERRLQRSLNMNHYANKKSAAESMLDVALLMANASQLKAVMQQGPSFTFYVPLIILISISLTLQILVGVLLIFIVKWNLNDERNHYRLDILENVTTAFVFIIVVINVFITAFGVQQPSSSG from the exons ATGGCTACTGAAAACTTCGAACTGACCGGCGATGCGGACAAAAACGGCGAGGCAGAG gcCCCGCGGCGGGGCCATGAGAGGCGGCTACAGAGATCCCTGAATATGAACCACTATGCCAATAAGAAGAGTGCAGCAGAAAGCATGTTGGATGTAGCTCTGCTCATGGCTAATGCCTCCCAGCTGAAGGCAGTGATGCAGCAAGGACCAAGCTTCACCTTTTATGTGCCCCTCATTATTCTCATTAGCATCTCTCTCACTCTGCAAATCCTAGTCGGAGTTCTGCTCATTTTCATAG ttAAGTGGAATCTAAATGATGAAAGAAATCACTACAGATTGGACATCTTGGAGAATGTGACCACAGCTTTCGTCTTTATCATAGTGGTTATCAACGTCTTCATTACGGCCTTCGGTGTCCAGCAGCCCAGCTCGAGCGGTTGA